A DNA window from Massilia putida contains the following coding sequences:
- a CDS encoding HDOD domain-containing protein: MNQTATIERSPKADATLSLLWERIRRRGDMPGFTKAINAILASMRGEDERDFSMTQTVLSDPVLTQKVLRLANSGMYSAFGQRVNTVSKAILVLGTEAIGHLALGLKLIEELSKSTPDSLQAHIEMEKAVLAGMVAHQVASEAATRDPEEAVVCSILHSLGRMMVTFYLPEHWMMMQQAAGAGDIDAASIAQLGLSLEQIGRATAEHWGLPHNLIAGMRRVEPGERAADFNHDDWLAALGTMSSQCAESLWHGDEAGAEQVKLLAAGFAPLIGIEPDNIVGAIEKAKVEAAADLSIAPLANPPEKRARAAAVTRMREAGNKILLNGVADMRDAAAQATPGQMVSMAIETAYHGLSFTRAFGFLRNRRDGRYTAKIGLGDNAKTLVPKLAFDDSYEPNVFFAALGSDRVIFIENARDPKFSSKLPTWWKDTLQEARCFVIIPLCTHGEPVGFIYGDWDDRFPSVYLSQTEFSLLNELRGLVVKSVERRQPVEAAASRA, translated from the coding sequence ATGAACCAGACTGCTACCATCGAACGATCGCCGAAAGCCGACGCGACCCTTTCCCTGCTGTGGGAGCGGATCCGCCGGCGCGGCGACATGCCGGGCTTCACGAAGGCCATCAACGCCATCCTCGCGTCCATGCGCGGCGAGGACGAGCGCGACTTTTCCATGACCCAGACGGTGCTGTCCGATCCCGTGCTCACCCAGAAAGTGCTGCGCCTCGCGAACAGCGGCATGTACTCGGCCTTCGGCCAGCGTGTCAACACTGTCTCGAAAGCGATCCTCGTGCTGGGCACGGAAGCCATCGGCCACCTGGCGCTGGGCCTGAAACTCATCGAGGAACTCTCCAAGTCCACGCCCGATTCGCTGCAGGCCCACATCGAGATGGAAAAGGCCGTGCTGGCAGGGATGGTGGCGCATCAGGTCGCGAGCGAAGCGGCCACGCGCGATCCCGAAGAAGCCGTCGTGTGCTCGATCCTGCACTCGTTGGGCCGGATGATGGTCACGTTCTACCTGCCCGAACACTGGATGATGATGCAGCAGGCCGCGGGTGCCGGGGACATCGACGCGGCGTCCATCGCCCAGCTGGGTCTCTCGCTCGAACAGATCGGCCGCGCGACCGCCGAGCACTGGGGCCTGCCCCACAACCTGATCGCCGGCATGCGCCGCGTCGAGCCGGGCGAGCGCGCCGCCGACTTCAACCACGACGACTGGCTCGCCGCCCTCGGCACCATGTCGAGCCAGTGCGCCGAGAGCCTGTGGCATGGCGACGAAGCGGGCGCCGAGCAGGTCAAACTGCTGGCGGCCGGCTTTGCGCCGCTGATCGGCATCGAGCCGGACAACATCGTCGGCGCCATCGAAAAAGCCAAGGTCGAAGCGGCCGCCGACCTGTCGATCGCGCCGCTCGCGAATCCGCCGGAGAAGCGCGCCCGCGCCGCCGCCGTCACGCGCATGCGCGAGGCCGGCAACAAGATCCTCCTGAACGGCGTGGCCGACATGCGCGACGCCGCTGCCCAGGCAACGCCTGGCCAGATGGTGTCGATGGCGATCGAGACCGCCTACCATGGCCTGTCGTTCACACGCGCCTTCGGCTTCCTGCGCAACCGCCGCGACGGCCGCTACACGGCCAAGATCGGCCTGGGCGACAACGCCAAGACGCTCGTCCCCAAGCTCGCCTTCGACGACAGCTACGAACCGAACGTGTTCTTCGCCGCCCTCGGCAGCGACCGCGTGATCTTCATCGAGAACGCACGCGACCCGAAATTCTCGAGCAAACTGCCGACGTGGTGGAAAGACACGCTGCAGGAAGCGCGCTGCTTCGTGATCATCCCGTTATGCACGCACGGCGAGCCGGTCGGCTTCATCTACGGCGACTGGGACGACCGCTTCCCGTCCGTCTACCTGAGCCAGACGGAATTCTCGTTGCTGAACGAGTTGCGCGGCCTCGTGGTGAAGAGCGTCGAGCGGCGCCAGCCGGTGGAAGCGGCGGCAAGCCGGGCCTGA
- the aroC gene encoding chorismate synthase → MSGNTFGKLFSVTTFGESHGPAIGCVIDGCPPGLALSEADIQPELDRRKPGTSRHVTQRQEADQVKILSGVYEGVTTGTPIALLIENTDQRSKDYGNIVEMFRPGHADYTYWHKYGVRDPRGGGRSSARLTAPVVGAGAIAKKWLREKYGTEFMGCMSQLGDIAVPFQDFKHVHDNPFFAATSDADLIARMEAAMDDLRRAGDSIGARIDVVAKNVPVGLGQPIYDKLDADIAYAMMGINAVKGVEIGAGFDSVAQKGSEHGDELTPEGFVGNNAGGVLGGISTGQDIMVSIAIKPTSSIRTPRRSIDKQGNPVTVETFGRHDPCVGIRATPIAEAMLALVLIDHALMNRAQCGDVHVDTPRLR, encoded by the coding sequence ATGTCCGGCAACACATTTGGCAAGCTGTTTTCCGTAACCACTTTCGGCGAGTCGCACGGTCCCGCGATCGGCTGCGTGATCGATGGCTGTCCGCCGGGGCTGGCGCTGTCCGAGGCCGACATCCAGCCGGAGCTGGACCGGCGCAAGCCGGGCACGTCGCGTCACGTGACGCAGCGCCAGGAAGCCGACCAGGTCAAGATCCTGTCCGGCGTCTACGAGGGCGTCACGACGGGCACCCCGATCGCGCTGCTGATCGAAAACACGGACCAGCGCAGCAAGGACTACGGCAATATCGTCGAGATGTTCCGCCCGGGTCACGCGGACTACACTTACTGGCACAAATACGGCGTGCGCGATCCGCGCGGCGGCGGCCGCTCGTCCGCGCGCCTGACCGCGCCCGTCGTCGGCGCCGGCGCCATCGCCAAGAAATGGCTGCGCGAAAAATACGGCACCGAATTCATGGGCTGCATGAGCCAGCTCGGCGACATCGCCGTGCCGTTCCAGGATTTCAAGCACGTGCACGACAATCCATTCTTCGCTGCGACGTCGGACGCCGATCTGATCGCGCGCATGGAGGCGGCGATGGATGACCTGCGCCGCGCCGGCGACTCGATCGGCGCCCGCATCGACGTGGTGGCGAAGAATGTGCCTGTCGGCCTCGGCCAGCCGATCTACGACAAGCTCGACGCGGATATCGCGTATGCCATGATGGGCATCAATGCCGTCAAGGGCGTGGAGATCGGCGCCGGTTTCGACTCGGTGGCGCAGAAGGGTTCCGAGCACGGCGACGAGCTGACCCCCGAGGGCTTCGTCGGCAATAACGCCGGCGGTGTGCTGGGCGGTATTTCGACGGGCCAGGACATCATGGTGTCCATCGCCATCAAGCCGACGTCGTCGATCCGCACGCCGCGCCGCTCGATCGACAAGCAGGGCAATCCGGTGACCGTCGAGACCTTCGGCCGCCACGATCCGTGCGTGGGCATCCGCGCGACGCCGATCGCGGAAGCGATGCTGGCGCTGGTGCTGATCGACCACGCGCTGATGAACCGCGCGCAGTGCGGCGACGTGCACGTGGATACGCCGCGGCTGCGTTAA
- a CDS encoding putative bifunctional diguanylate cyclase/phosphodiesterase, giving the protein MRASSPAVPNDPRHAAPASPDGYMEAVGDVAFRLDPSGLIRHASQRAQRAFGTQPLAGTLLTSLAVDADQAALRNALVDAGTASDPVLVEVRMRCAGKENWYELRIAVLPGGHELLAVGRDMSAQRATEQRLRHMATHDALTELPNRLLLSDRIRMVIANARRSGQGFCIATIGLDGFKKVNDGLGHPVGDAVLRQAAGRLRKTLRDSDTLARVGGDEFVAVLPGTFTPDQIKLVSGRLLAALQSAFEVDGHTVYLGASVGVSIYPDHAEDEIRLIALADAAMGRAKETGKGRTVVYSVRESGPPQHDISLEAAMFQAVREGEFLLYYQPIVSSRTRQIEGFETLMRWKHPTLGMVPPVRFIPIAETNGLINLLGAWALKAALVQLRQFEDVAKRDLYISVNISPRQFRNDRFLGVLDDALAFSGTPGDKLVLEITEGTLMIDPVHAEAILTKMAERNARIAIDDFGTGYSSLAYLKRFPISVLKIDRAFIKDLPASTKDAAICNAVLSLAQHLDLSVVAEGVETEEQLTYVESRGCDYVQGYLTGKPMPAHVAMAALKENLYTELLPGELRAGLT; this is encoded by the coding sequence ATGCGCGCCAGTTCACCCGCCGTACCGAACGATCCGCGCCATGCGGCCCCGGCGAGCCCGGACGGCTACATGGAAGCGGTGGGCGACGTCGCGTTCCGCCTCGATCCTTCCGGCCTGATCCGTCACGCGAGCCAGCGCGCCCAGCGTGCGTTCGGCACGCAACCCCTCGCCGGCACCCTATTGACGTCCCTCGCCGTCGACGCCGACCAAGCGGCCCTGCGCAATGCCCTCGTCGATGCCGGCACGGCCAGCGACCCGGTGCTCGTTGAAGTGCGGATGCGCTGCGCCGGCAAGGAAAATTGGTACGAACTGCGCATTGCGGTTCTCCCCGGCGGGCATGAATTGCTGGCCGTCGGCCGCGACATGTCGGCCCAGCGTGCCACCGAGCAGCGTCTGCGCCATATGGCGACGCACGACGCCCTGACGGAACTCCCGAACCGGCTGCTGCTGTCCGACCGCATCCGCATGGTGATCGCCAACGCGCGCCGTTCCGGCCAGGGCTTCTGCATCGCCACGATCGGCCTGGACGGCTTCAAGAAAGTCAACGACGGCCTCGGCCACCCGGTCGGCGACGCCGTGCTGCGCCAAGCCGCGGGCCGCCTGCGCAAGACGCTGCGCGACAGCGATACGCTGGCCCGCGTCGGCGGCGACGAATTCGTCGCGGTCCTGCCGGGCACCTTCACGCCGGACCAGATCAAGCTGGTCAGCGGCCGCCTGCTCGCGGCGCTGCAATCGGCGTTCGAAGTCGACGGGCATACGGTGTACCTGGGCGCGTCCGTCGGCGTGTCGATCTACCCCGACCACGCCGAGGACGAGATCCGGCTGATCGCCCTTGCCGATGCCGCCATGGGCCGCGCCAAGGAAACGGGCAAGGGCCGCACGGTCGTCTACAGCGTGCGCGAAAGCGGACCGCCGCAGCACGACATCTCGCTCGAAGCCGCGATGTTCCAGGCCGTGCGCGAAGGCGAATTCCTGCTGTACTACCAGCCGATCGTCTCCAGCCGCACGCGCCAAATCGAAGGCTTCGAGACGCTGATGCGCTGGAAGCACCCGACCCTCGGCATGGTGCCGCCCGTGCGCTTCATCCCGATCGCCGAGACCAATGGCCTCATCAACCTGCTGGGCGCCTGGGCGCTCAAGGCGGCCCTGGTGCAGCTGCGCCAGTTCGAAGACGTGGCCAAGCGCGACCTGTACATCTCGGTCAACATCAGCCCGCGCCAGTTCCGCAACGACCGCTTCCTGGGCGTGCTGGACGACGCCCTCGCCTTTTCGGGCACGCCGGGCGACAAGCTGGTCCTCGAGATCACCGAGGGCACGCTGATGATCGACCCGGTCCATGCGGAGGCCATCCTCACCAAGATGGCCGAACGCAATGCGCGCATCGCGATCGACGACTTCGGCACGGGCTATTCGAGCCTGGCCTACCTGAAGCGTTTCCCGATCTCGGTGCTCAAGATCGACCGCGCCTTCATCAAGGACTTGCCCGCCTCGACCAAGGACGCGGCGATCTGCAACGCCGTACTCTCGCTGGCCCAACACCTCGATCTGTCGGTCGTGGCCGAAGGCGTCGAGACCGAAGAACAACTGACCTACGTCGAGTCGCGCGGATGCGACTACGTACAAGGCTACCTCACCGGCAAGCCGATGCCAGCCCACGTGGCCATGGCCGCGCTCAAGGAAAACCTGTACACGGAACTGCTGCCGGGCGAATTACGGGCGGGCCTCACATGA